A single genomic interval of Arthrobacter sp. NicSoilB8 harbors:
- a CDS encoding crosslink repair DNA glycosylase YcaQ family protein: MQASLSLAQARRIALAAQGLDKVRPAGPVSARAVGRTFARLHLVQIDSVNVVSRSHFLPFFSRLGNYDRAILKRMAGTHPRRMMEYWAHEACFIRPDHFHDLVQWQNRSWVGAHAMDPELRNGVATRVLETLAAGKPMTAAELTARLGHVEDRQRDNWGWNWNAVKRVLEHLFEDGLISASSRTESFERRYTLTARVLPGPVAATEATEPDAAAAMDRLIDAAARAHGIGTVRCFADYFRTPQKAAAIAVRNLVDTGRLQPVTVAGWDRPLYRHAEAKLPRSATGRALLSPFDSLVFERRRLEELFGFHYRIEIYTPEAKRRYGYYVLPFLLRDAIVARVDLKADRAGSRLLVRTAHAESGAPADTAVELAAELQLMAEWLGLDGVVVAPTGDLAPALAEAVAARQ; the protein is encoded by the coding sequence GTGCAAGCATCGCTGAGCCTGGCACAGGCACGGCGGATCGCATTGGCAGCCCAGGGATTGGACAAGGTACGGCCCGCCGGACCCGTGAGCGCACGGGCGGTGGGCCGTACCTTTGCCCGGTTGCACCTGGTGCAGATCGATTCGGTCAACGTGGTTTCCCGCAGCCACTTCCTGCCGTTCTTCTCCCGGCTGGGCAACTACGACCGCGCCATCCTCAAGCGGATGGCGGGGACCCACCCGCGCCGGATGATGGAGTACTGGGCACACGAGGCCTGTTTCATCCGCCCGGACCACTTCCACGACCTCGTGCAGTGGCAGAACCGCTCATGGGTGGGCGCGCACGCCATGGACCCCGAACTGCGCAACGGTGTGGCGACCAGGGTGCTGGAAACCCTTGCCGCCGGGAAACCGATGACCGCCGCCGAACTGACGGCGCGGCTGGGCCACGTGGAGGACCGGCAGCGGGACAACTGGGGCTGGAACTGGAATGCCGTCAAAAGGGTCCTGGAGCATCTGTTTGAGGACGGCCTCATTTCCGCATCCTCGAGGACCGAATCCTTCGAACGGCGCTACACCCTTACGGCCCGGGTGCTGCCCGGACCGGTAGCTGCGACGGAGGCCACCGAACCGGACGCGGCCGCCGCAATGGACCGGCTGATCGACGCCGCGGCCCGGGCCCACGGCATCGGGACCGTCCGGTGCTTCGCTGACTATTTCCGAACGCCGCAAAAAGCCGCAGCCATCGCCGTCCGGAACCTCGTGGACACCGGCCGGCTGCAGCCGGTCACGGTGGCCGGCTGGGACCGGCCCCTGTACCGTCACGCGGAGGCGAAACTTCCGCGCTCCGCCACCGGCCGTGCGCTCCTGAGCCCCTTCGACTCCCTGGTGTTCGAACGCCGCCGGCTTGAGGAATTATTCGGGTTCCACTACCGGATCGAGATTTACACCCCCGAGGCGAAGCGCCGCTACGGCTACTACGTCCTGCCGTTCCTCCTGCGAGACGCGATCGTCGCACGGGTGGACCTCAAAGCGGACCGGGCCGGGAGCCGGCTGTTGGTAAGGACCGCCCATGCCGAATCCGGCGCGCCGGCGGACACCGCCGTCGAACTCGCCGCGGAACTGCAGCTCATGGCAGAGTGGCTGGGACTGGACGGGGTGGTCGTCGCGCCGACGGGGGATCTAGCCCCGGCGCTCGCCGAAGCCGTGGCTGCCCGGCAATGA
- the raiA gene encoding ribosome-associated translation inhibitor RaiA, whose product MEFMISGRNLTVSDRFREYADDKISKIASLGDKVQRVDAKVTKETKARQTAESLTVELTVLGRGPVIRAEASAADKFAAFDLAYNKLLERLRRARDRRKVHHGRHTPKSVTEATATLEPASPNEPLYVEAANQQAAPAAAAEKSPYEVENDIPAGDSPVLIRRKVFPAAQLTLDDAVDNMELVGHDFYLFVDKETKAPSVVYRRDGWTYGVISLDQTCEPGHSSLEDKILAYRSEDEPASA is encoded by the coding sequence ATGGAGTTCATGATCAGCGGACGCAACTTGACGGTCTCGGACCGGTTCCGCGAATATGCCGACGATAAGATCTCAAAGATCGCGTCGTTGGGAGACAAGGTCCAGAGGGTAGACGCGAAGGTCACCAAGGAGACCAAGGCCCGCCAGACCGCCGAATCGCTCACGGTTGAGTTGACAGTCCTGGGACGCGGCCCAGTAATCCGCGCAGAAGCGAGTGCCGCAGACAAGTTCGCTGCGTTCGATCTCGCTTACAACAAGCTTCTTGAACGCCTGCGCAGGGCAAGGGACCGCAGAAAGGTCCATCACGGCCGGCACACGCCCAAGTCCGTCACCGAGGCGACGGCAACCTTGGAACCGGCAAGCCCCAACGAGCCCCTCTACGTCGAGGCGGCAAACCAGCAGGCTGCCCCGGCGGCGGCGGCAGAGAAGTCGCCCTACGAGGTCGAGAACGATATTCCGGCCGGCGACTCGCCCGTGCTGATCCGCCGGAAGGTGTTCCCCGCGGCCCAGCTGACGCTCGATGACGCCGTTGACAACATGGAACTCGTGGGTCACGACTTCTACCTTTTCGTAGACAAGGAGACCAAGGCGCCGTCGGTCGTGTACCGCCGCGACGGCTGGACCTACGGGGTCATCTCCCTGGACCAGACGTGCGAGCCCGGACATTCAAGTCTGGAAGACAAGATCCTGGCCTATCGTTCCGAGGATGAGCCTGCCAGCGCATAA
- a CDS encoding phosphoribosyltransferase family protein → MSNTDPRSATDPDLAPAAPTAARHRGIYARPLARLSDRTAAAAAEVLALALPVDCVCCGAEDAALCGACSRQLRLLTLKPFRAEAQAPALMDMDGSVLLPVVAAGAYRAELAQCLLSFKSHGQARLGVELARALARALLAAAGQARGLTLVPVPTSAAAFRKRGFSPVHVLLRRLVLGDEIPGFTVADALRKTVPAVRNRMPLGGARYLPGGQKGLGLGARSRRVRGSMRARAGPWSPSVEGRACIIVDDVLTTGATVAEAARALRAAGALVGGAVVVAATRPPATSDVGAPSPAVARPDGGT, encoded by the coding sequence ATGAGTAACACCGACCCGCGTTCGGCCACCGATCCGGACCTTGCCCCGGCCGCACCGACGGCAGCGCGGCACCGCGGCATCTACGCTCGGCCGCTGGCACGGCTGTCCGACCGGACGGCGGCGGCCGCGGCCGAGGTGCTCGCCCTTGCCCTGCCCGTGGACTGCGTCTGCTGCGGTGCCGAGGACGCCGCGCTCTGCGGAGCGTGCTCGCGGCAGCTCCGCCTGCTGACCTTGAAGCCGTTCCGGGCGGAGGCCCAGGCGCCCGCCCTGATGGACATGGACGGCTCCGTCCTGCTTCCCGTGGTGGCGGCAGGGGCCTACCGGGCGGAACTGGCGCAGTGCCTGCTGTCCTTCAAGAGCCACGGCCAGGCACGGCTGGGCGTCGAGCTGGCGCGGGCCCTGGCGCGTGCCCTCCTCGCCGCTGCCGGGCAGGCACGGGGCCTCACCCTCGTCCCCGTGCCCACGAGCGCCGCTGCGTTCCGCAAGCGGGGCTTCAGCCCGGTCCATGTCCTGCTGCGCCGGCTGGTTCTCGGCGATGAAATCCCGGGGTTTACGGTCGCGGACGCGTTGCGGAAAACCGTGCCGGCCGTGCGGAACCGGATGCCCCTGGGCGGGGCCCGCTACCTGCCCGGCGGACAGAAGGGACTGGGCCTGGGTGCCCGGTCCCGGCGGGTGCGGGGATCCATGCGCGCCAGGGCCGGGCCTTGGTCTCCGAGTGTAGAAGGACGCGCCTGCATCATCGTCGATGACGTGCTGACCACCGGTGCCACGGTGGCCGAGGCGGCCCGTGCGCTGCGGGCAGCAGGAGCCCTCGTCGGCGGCGCCGTCGTGGTGGCCGCGACACGCCCGCCGGCGACTTCCGACGTCGGCGCCCCCAGCCCCGCGGTGGCGCGGCCGGACGGCGGAACGTAA